TCACCCTCTCCTTCTGCCTGGGCGCCTCGGCGCTCGCCCCCGCCCTGGTCTACAGCCTCTTCTGGCGCCGCTACACCCGGACGGGCCTCCTCGCCACCCTCATCGGCGGCACCCTGTCCGTCCTGATCCTGATGCCGGGCACCAACCTGGTCTCGGGCTCGCCCGTCTCCGCCTTCCCCGAGGCCGACTTCAACTGGTTCCCCTTCACCACCACGGGCATCGTCACCGTCCCCCTCGGCTTCGCCTTCGGCTGGCTGGGCACGGTGGTCTCGGGCCGCCGCAAGGCGGAGGAGCAGCGCCGCCAGTACGAGGCGGTGGAGGGCTGGATCCTGGCGGGCGCGGGCCGCAGGGAGGGGTGAGCGCGGGCGGTACGGGCACCCCGCGCCGGCCGCCCGACGGCGGTTAGCGCGGGCAGCGCGGGCAGCGCGGGCAGCGCGGGCAGCGCGGGCGGTACGGTCAGCGCGGGCGTTACGGTCAGCGCGGCAGGCGCAGTCCCGCGACGAGGAGTTCGACCAGTCGGCGCGGGTCGTAGCGGGGATCGTTGTCCGCGCCGATGCACAGGTTGCCGACGCCGCGCATGACCTCGTAGGCCTGGAGGCCGGGCCTGATCTCACCGGAGGCGGCCGCGGCGTCGAGCAGGCGGCCGCACACGGGCACGAGGCGGTCGAGGAAGTACGCGTGCAGCGTCTCGAAGCCCACGTTGTCGGCCTGGAGCACGGCGGCGAGTCCGTGCTTGGTGACCAGGAAGTCGACGAAGAGGTCGATCCAGCGCCCCAGCGCGGCGTGCGGGGTCGGGCCTTCCGTCAGCAGCGCCGGACCGGCCTCGGCGCAGGCGTCCACCTGGTGCCGGTAGACGGCGATGATGAGGTCCGCCCGCGTCGGGAAGTGGCGGTAGATCGTGGCCGTCCCGACGCCGGCCCTGGCCGCGATGTCGCGCACCGGCGCTTCCACGCCCGCCGTGACGAAGATCGCGGCGGCCGCGTCGAGCAGGGTCTCCTTGTTGCGCCGGGCGTCCGCCCGTTGGGGCCGGGCCGTGTGCCCCGCTCCCCGGTCGCCGTCGTTCACCGCGCCGTCCTCTCCACTGCCTGCATGCTCTCTGCTCGCCGCTCACGGGGTTGCTAAACGGAACAGCGTTCCGTATGTTCAAACGGGACACGGTTCCGTTTGTTCATCATGCCAGAGCGGCGGGCCCGTGACCAAGCCACGCACGCGTGGCGACACGACGCCTCATCCTCGAAGAGGAGACAACGGTCATGCAGTACCGCACCTTGGGCCGCACCGGTGTGCAGGTCAGCTCCCTCGCGCTCGGCGCGATGAACTTCGGCCGGATCGGGCGCACCACCCAGGACGAGGCCACCGCCCTCGTCGACGCCGCCCTCGAGGCCGGGATCAACCTCATCGACACCGCCGACATGTACAGCGACGGCGAGTCGGAGGAGATGGTCGGCAAGGCCATCGCCGGCCGACGCGACGACATCGTGCTGGCCACGAAGGCCGGCATGCCCATGGGCGACGAGCGCAACCGGCGGGGCAGCTCGCGCCGCTGGCTCGTCACCGAGCTGGACGACAGCCTGCGCCGTCTCGGCGTCGACCACGTGGACCTCTACCAGATCCACCGATGGGACCCGAGCACCAGCGACGAGGAGACGCTCTCGGCGCTGACCGACCTCCAGCGCGCCGGAAAGATCCGCCACTTCGGTTCCTCGACCTTCCCGGCCTACCGCATCGTGCAGGCCCAGTGGGCCGCCCGCGAGCACCACCTGAGCCGCTACGTCACCGAGCAGCCCGGCTACTCGATCCTCCAGCGCGGCATCGAGACGCACGTCCTGCCCGTGACCGAGGAGTACGGGCTCGGCGTCCTGGTGTGGAGCCCGCTGGCCTCGGGCTGGCTCACCGGCGCGATCCGCGAGGGCCGGCCCGTCACCACCAGCCGCTCGACGTTCATGCCGCAACGCTTCGACACCGCCGCCCCCGCCAACCGGGCCCGGCTCGACGCCGTCGAGCAGCTGGCCGCGGTCGCCGACGAGGCCGGGCTGACCATGATCCAGCTCGCGCTCGGCTTCGTGACCGCGCATCCCGCCGTGACTAGCGCGCTCATCGGCCCCCGCACACCGGACCACCTGCGCGCACAGCTCGCCGCCGCGGACACCGTGCTCCCCGCCGATGTGCTCGACGCGATCGACGCCGTCGTCGCCCCGGGCACCGACCTCGCCGCACACGAGAAGTTCGACACCCCGCCCGCGCTGCTCGACCCGTCACTGCGGCGCCGCTGACCACGCGGGACGACCTCCCCTCACCGAAGGAAGCAACGACCACATGTCACCCACACCCCGGCCCAGTTTCGGGATCATGACCGCCCCCATGCAGGTCGACTACCACGACGTCTTACGGGTCTGGCGCGAGGCGGACGCGATCCCGGAGATCGAGCACGCCTGGCTGTTCGACCACCTCATGCCGATCGGCGGCGACCCCGACGGACCCACCCACGAAGGCTGGACACTGCTCTCGGCGCTCGCCGCCCGGACCCGACGGCTGCGGCTCGGCGTCATGGTGACCAGCAACCGCTTCCGGCCGCCCGCGATGCTGGCCAAGATCGCCACGACCGTCGACATCGTGTCCGGCGGACGGCTCGACTTCGGCATCGGCGTCGGCTCACGCCCCGACCACCCCCTGGCCCGGCGCGAGTACGCCGCGCACGGCCTGCCCTTCCACGACACCGCGCACGCCGTGGGGAGCCTCGCCGAAGCCTGCACGGTGATCCGGCGGCTGTGGACCGAGGAGAAGCCGTTCGACTTCGACGGCACCTACCACCAGCTCACCGGCGCGTTCGGCAACCCCAGGCCCGTCCAGCGCCCCCACCCGCCGATCCTCATCGGCGGCCGCTCGTCCGCGACCCTGCGCGTGGCCGCCGAACACGCCGACCTGTGGAACATCCCGGGCGGCGACCTCGACGACGTCGTCCGCCGCAGCGCACTCCTGGACCGCTACTGCGTCGAGATCGGCCGCGACCCCGCCTCGGTCACCCGCTCGATCCACCTGCCCGTCTCCTACGACCGGCCCGGCGCCACCCGGGACGCGGTCGGCGACGCGATCGGCGCCGGCTTCCGGCACATCGTCCTCGGACTGCCGACGCCCTACCCGGCCGACGCCGCACGGTGGGTCGCCGACGAGATCGTCAACCCGTCGTCGTAGACACCGTGCGGCCGACGAGTACGGTCGGGCCCCAGGTCCTGACCCCGTTAGGTCCCGACCCCCGTTAGGTCCCGACCCCGTCGGGTCCCGACCCCGTCGGGCCCTAGTCGACCGTGCGGCCGGTGAGTGCGCTCAGGCTGTTGCGTACGTGGTCCATGTGCGCCTGTACGTCGTCCCGGCGTTCGCCGTGCTCCCGCAGCACCCGCTCCGTCTCGCGGACGACGCGCTCCTCTCTGGCGCTCGCCTCGGTGAGAAGCTCGGCGGCACGCGCGTGTGCCTCCTCCTGACAGAGGCGGGCCGACTCCTCGGCCTCCGCGAACGCCTGCTCGGCCTCGGACAGCGCAGCCTCGGCGCGGGCCACCGACCGGGCGTGCCGTGCGTCGAGGGCCGCGGCCCGCTCGGCCTCCTCGCGCTCCGCCGCGGCCCACCGCTCGGCGTGCTCCTTCTCCTGCTCGGCGAGCATGCCGGCGGTGCGCTGCCGCACCTCGCGCAGGGCGGCCAGCGCCTCGCCTCGATACTCCTTGACCTCGCGCCGGGTGCCGATGCGGAGCTCGTCGGCCTCGGCGCGGGCCGCGAGCAACCGCTGGCGGGCGCGTTCCTCGGCTTCCGCGCGCAGCGCGTCCGCCTCCTCCTGCGCCGCGCGGCGCACATCGAGGGCGCACGTCTCGGTGTAGGCGACGTGCTCTCGCGCTTCGCTCCGCGCGTCGTCGCGGACCGCCGCCGCCTCTTCCAGCCCGAGCTGGAGAATGCGCCGTGCGCGCTCCCCGAGGGAGTCGTACGTCTGCGGCGCGAGCCGTGTCACCACCTCGCGCAACTGCTCGGCCTCCGCCTCCATCTCCCGGGCCAGCACCGTGAGCCGGGCGGCACGTTCCCACGCGGCATCCCGGTCGGCGCAGAGGGCGGCGGTGTACGCCTCGACCTGTTCCGGGCGGTAGCCGCGGCCGCGAACGGTCACGAACCCCGGCGGTGACACCGATGCGCTGCTCATCCTGAAACCCCTCGCCACCCGACGGACACGACATGATGATTTCGCGCATATCTTGATGGATCGGGCGCAAGTGTTCATAACGCGACACTCCGCGCACAGGTCACGGCCAACCCCGAACGCAAAGGGGCCGGACCCGATCATCCGACCGGGCCCGGCCCCTTCCGTCCTGCTCGTCCTCGTCCTCGTACTCGTACTCGTACTCGTACGAGGATCCGCGCGTCCTTACGAGGCGCGGCGACCGCTCGTCACAGCAGTCCGTCCCACATCTGTTCCAGCAGCACCGACCACCAGCTCTCGGGCGAACCGAGCGCCGCCGGGTCGAGCGAGGCCAACTGGGCCTGGAAATCGACGGTCCAGCGACCCGCCTGCTCCTGGTTCAGGCCGAACCGCAGCCGCCACATCCGCCCGAGCAGTGCCAGGCAGCGCGCGAACTCCGGCAGCCCGGTGTTCACGAACTGCGGCGGTACGGGCGCACCGCCCGGCCCCGCCTCCACCGGCACGGCGACGATGTTCGCCGTGCCGTACTGCACACAGATCGCCTTGCCGAAGTCACTGCCCATGACGAGGTACGAGCCCGCGTCCGGCGCCGGCTGCACGCCCCGTTCGGCCGCCAGCTCCGCCAGCGTCGGCACCGGCCGGCCCGGCT
The sequence above is a segment of the Streptomyces asoensis genome. Coding sequences within it:
- a CDS encoding TetR/AcrR family transcriptional regulator, with amino-acid sequence MNDGDRGAGHTARPQRADARRNKETLLDAAAAIFVTAGVEAPVRDIAARAGVGTATIYRHFPTRADLIIAVYRHQVDACAEAGPALLTEGPTPHAALGRWIDLFVDFLVTKHGLAAVLQADNVGFETLHAYFLDRLVPVCGRLLDAAAASGEIRPGLQAYEVMRGVGNLCIGADNDPRYDPRRLVELLVAGLRLPR
- a CDS encoding aldo/keto reductase, producing the protein MQYRTLGRTGVQVSSLALGAMNFGRIGRTTQDEATALVDAALEAGINLIDTADMYSDGESEEMVGKAIAGRRDDIVLATKAGMPMGDERNRRGSSRRWLVTELDDSLRRLGVDHVDLYQIHRWDPSTSDEETLSALTDLQRAGKIRHFGSSTFPAYRIVQAQWAAREHHLSRYVTEQPGYSILQRGIETHVLPVTEEYGLGVLVWSPLASGWLTGAIREGRPVTTSRSTFMPQRFDTAAPANRARLDAVEQLAAVADEAGLTMIQLALGFVTAHPAVTSALIGPRTPDHLRAQLAAADTVLPADVLDAIDAVVAPGTDLAAHEKFDTPPALLDPSLRRR
- a CDS encoding LLM class flavin-dependent oxidoreductase — translated: MSPTPRPSFGIMTAPMQVDYHDVLRVWREADAIPEIEHAWLFDHLMPIGGDPDGPTHEGWTLLSALAARTRRLRLGVMVTSNRFRPPAMLAKIATTVDIVSGGRLDFGIGVGSRPDHPLARREYAAHGLPFHDTAHAVGSLAEACTVIRRLWTEEKPFDFDGTYHQLTGAFGNPRPVQRPHPPILIGGRSSATLRVAAEHADLWNIPGGDLDDVVRRSALLDRYCVEIGRDPASVTRSIHLPVSYDRPGATRDAVGDAIGAGFRHIVLGLPTPYPADAARWVADEIVNPSS
- a CDS encoding cellulose-binding protein, producing the protein MSSASVSPPGFVTVRGRGYRPEQVEAYTAALCADRDAAWERAARLTVLAREMEAEAEQLREVVTRLAPQTYDSLGERARRILQLGLEEAAAVRDDARSEAREHVAYTETCALDVRRAAQEEADALRAEAEERARQRLLAARAEADELRIGTRREVKEYRGEALAALREVRQRTAGMLAEQEKEHAERWAAAEREEAERAAALDARHARSVARAEAALSEAEQAFAEAEESARLCQEEAHARAAELLTEASAREERVVRETERVLREHGERRDDVQAHMDHVRNSLSALTGRTVD